The sequence GGCCCTCTTGGTCATTGATCATTTTGCCCATTCCATGCTGGATAGGCTGGACCAATTGGACGTCACCGTTGAAGTCTGTTTTTTCGTTCATGGTGTCGATGATCCAGTCCACAAAGCCCCTTAAAAAGTTTCCTTCTCCAAACTGGAGGACTTTTACAGGTCTTTCGGTAATTCCGTCGACAGTTTGTCTGTTAAGTGTTTTCATGGTTTATCGTGAATTTCTATTGTTCAAATTCAAAGTAATTTTTGGCGTTGTAATAGCAAATATCGCTGACAATCTTGCCCAGCCACTTTTCATCTGCCGGCAACTCCCCATTTTCCACATCCCTGCCGATCAAGTTACAAAGCGTCCTTCGGAAATACTCATGTCTAGGGAAGGAAAGAAAGCTTCTGGAGTCCGTCAGCATGCCTACAAAGCAGCTCAGCAGTCCCATATTGGAAAGTGCATTGAGTTGTTTTTCCATACCGTCTTTTTGGTCCAGAAACCACCAACCTGAGCCAAACTGTACTTTTCCACGGATGGAGCCATCATTGAAGTTGCCAATCATGGTGGCCAATACTTCGTTGTCTCGAGGGTTAAGGTTATACAGGATCGTTTTGGTAAGCTGGTCGGTACTGTCCAATTGGTTCAGGAATTTGGCCAGAGCTTCTGCTTGCGAGTAGTCACCAATAGAATCGAACCCAGTATCAGGCCCCAAGACCCTTAGCATTCGCTCGTTGGTGTTTCTAAGTGCTCCAAGGTGGTATTGTTGTGTCCAGCCTTTTGCATGATACATGTGGCTAAGGTGGAGCAATGTTTCAAATTTAAAGTACTGGATTTCCTCATTGGAAAGGGCCTTTTGTTCGGAAAGTTTTTGGAAAAGATCCTCAGCACTGTATTGGCCCAGTTTGAAGAAATATAGCTGCTCCAAACCATGGTCAGAGAGCCTGCCTCCGTGTTCGTGGAAGAATGCTATCTGATTTTCCAAAGCTGCCAAAAGGTCTCCATATTTGCTAATGGTCACGCCACTGGCTTCTTGAAGTTTTTCCAGATAAGCCATGTAATCGGCTGGGTTTTCGACGGCATAGGCCTTATCCGGTCTAAAAGCCGGGAATAAGTTTGGTTGTATTCCTTCCTTCTTGGCCTTAATATGGTATTCCAAGCTATCGATGGGATCATCAGTGGAACAAACCGTTTCGACATTCATTTGGCTTAACAATCCTCTGGTGTGGTGGGAGGGTTGTTGGAGCATGTCGGTGGCTTTTTGGTATATATCATCCGCTGTATCCGGGCTGAGCAGCTCCTCAATACCAAAATACCTTTTCAATTCCAGGTGTGTCCAGTGGTAAAGGGGATTCCTTAGGGTGTAAGGTACTGTTTCGGCCCACTTTTGGAATTTCTCCTGGTCAGTTGATCCTTTTCCGGTAATGTATTTCTCATCTATCCCAAGGGTCCTCATGGCACGCCATTTATAATGATCGCCAGCAAGCCAGATTTCGGTTAGGTTTTTGAATGTTCGGTTTTCGGTGATGTCCTTCGGGGACAAATGACAGTGATAGTCTATGATGGGCAGTTCTTTCGCATAGTCATGATAAAGAACTTGTGCAAATTCACTTTGCAATAGAAAATCTTCCGATAAGAAGGTCTTTTTGGTTTTGCGCAATCGATTGCTCACTTCGTCCAACATGTGCTTTTGTCTGTTTAAGGTATATTCAAAAGGTCTAAATTATTTATTTAAAGGTTGTGCTACTTTCCGCGCGGAAGATTCCCTGATGATCAGTTCCGGTTTGAGCACGGTTTTTTGCGGGACATACTTTTTGGGATCTGCCTTAAGCAACTCAAAAAACAATTCTGCTGCCACGTTGCCCATTGGAATACTCACTTGGTCCACCGTGGTCAGGGAAGGAGTGGTAAATGAAGTAAAGGGTTCATTACCAAATCCCACAAGTCCCACTTGTTCGGGAACGTTAATGTTTTTTTCCTTGAGCATTTGCAGCGCACCCATTGCCGCATAGTCACTGGAAGAAAAAATAGCATCAAAGTCCAATCCTTCATCCAGCATTTTCAAAACAGATCGTTGGCCATCTTCCAACTGCATATTGCTTTCAATAATCAGTTTTTTGTCAAAGGGAATACCATGGTTATGTAAGGCATCAATGTACCCTCTGAGCCGTTCGCTGTAAATGTTTATTTTTCGTGGATTGGTAAAGTGTGCAATCCGCTTGTATCCATTTTCGATAAGATGTTCGACGGATTTATAAGCCCCCATGTAATCGTCTATGACCACTTGGTTTACTTCCACGTCATCCGTTATTCTATCAAACAATACCAATGGAATACTTTTGTCCACGATCCGTTCCAAATGGTCAAAGTCTTCTGTGTTCTTGCCGATTGACATAATAATGCCATCCACTCGGGCACTTAAAAGCGTGTCCACGATCTGCACTTCTTGCTCGTAATTTTCATAGGACTGGCTAATGATCACTTTATAATTGAGTTGATTGGCGATTTCCTCTATTCCCCTGACTACAGAGGAAAAGAAATTCCGGTTTGCCGTAGGGACAATTATCCCGATCAACCTGCTTTTGCCATTACGAAGTGCTGCCGCGATGTTGTTAGGTTGATAATTGATGTCCTTAGCGGTTTTGGTGACCAGCTTTTTGGTAGCATCACTTATCCTAGGGTGGTTGTTTAGCGCACGTGAAACGGTACTCGCGGTAATGCCTAGCTTCGAAGCTATGTCATGGATCGTCGCTTTCTTTCTTTTATTCATTTTTCCGAACGGGTTGCCAAAACCTCAAATGTAAGACAATTCCTTAAATTTCATGGCATTTGTCTTATTAGGACATACTCCGTGGGTTTTGACGTTTCTGGTTATTATGGGTATCCTTTTAGTCCGTAATCGTCCTAAAATATAATGTAATCGTTTGCGCAATATAGTTTTTTTATTGAATTATAGCCAAGTAATAAGTGGATTATTTTTTTATTGAAGAACCTGTGATTTAAAGTATAATGATGCTTCTTTGCTATCAATCCTTACTTTTTAAAATTAGTTTGGGGATTTTTTAGGATAAAATTTTAATCTGTGAAAAAAAATAATTAAATATGCAATCGATTGCTCAAAGTAATGGTTTATGATCGCTAGTGTAGGAGAGGACGATGGAGGAACCATTACCAGCAATTGTGAATTTGTTTTGAATGTAATTAGTTTAGGGTTAATGATGTGAAATGTCCCCTTCGCTTGAGGGGGACTTTTCAACTTAAGCCTTAAATAAACGTGATAAAGAATTCAATTAACCATAAAACCCCAGAATAATGAAAAACCTGAAAAAGAGAATAGCTACGCGCATGGTGCATTTTTTTATGTCGTTGGTAAGTAAGCCAGCAACCGCTCCTGTGCTTGTTCCCGTCAGATCTCGATCCCATAAATTTGATCGTCCTTCCAAATAATAGTTTTCAATCTAACCAAAATATCATGTTTAAGCTCCTCCCAATCCGATTGAGTGCAGCCCTTCCTGTAGTTTTAGCGTCTTTTGCTTTGGTGTCGTGTTCCTCAAAAAACACCTCCGAAACAACCACAAGCACAGCGGAAGTATCCGAAGAGAAAACCCCATATTCCAGTTGGATGGCAGATTCGGAAATTAAAAGGAACCCAGAAGGGTGGACCCTGGATTTTAACGAAAAGCCAAAATGGGAATATACCCATGGTCTTATAATGACGGCAATGGAAGAGGTTTATGAAAAGACGAACAATCAAAAGTACTTGGACTACATCGTAAACTTTGCCGATTTCATGGTGGAAGAGGATGGTGCCATAAAGACTTACAAAAAAAGTGATTATAACATCGACCGTGTAAATGGCGGCTGTTTTCTGATAGGTTTATATGATGAAACCCAAGTGGAAAAATATAAACTGGCCATCGAGGAACTTCGCGATCAGATGCGGGAGCACCCAAGGACATCGGAAGGTGGGTTTTGGCACAAGAAGCGCTATCCACACCAGATGTGGCTAGATGGACTTTATATGGGATCCCCGTTTTTAGCACGATACGGCACCGAATTCAATGAGCCTGCCTTGTTTGACGATGTGGCCAACCAGATTTATTTGATGGACAAGTACGGTTACAGTGAAGAAACAGGCCTTTATCACCACGCTTGGGACGAAAGTAAAGAACAAAAGTGGGCCGATCCTGAAACGGGATTATCCAAAAATTATTGGGGCAGGAGCATCGGCTGGTTTAGCATGGCCGTAGTGGATGTATTGGATTATTTTCCGGAGGATCATCCCAAAAGGGATATGATCATACAGGTGGCCCAGAAGATAGCTGCCGGCATCATCCAATATCAGGATGAAACGGGTGTTTGGTATCAAGTAGTGGATCAGGGTGATCGAGAAGGAAATTATTTGGAATCCTCTTGTTCCAGTATGTTCACTTACTTTTTATTGAAAGGAGTGAGCAAAGGCTACTTGGATGAAAAATACTTGGAAAATGGGAAAAAAGCCTATCAAGGTCTTTTGGATGAATTCATCAGGGAAGATCCTGATGGAGGGATTAGTATCACCAATGTTTGTGCCGTGGCCGGGTTAGGTGGCGATCCATATCGTGATGGTTCTTATGAATATTACATTAGTGAGCCTCAAAGGGACAATGATCCCAAAGGGGTGGGACCATTTATCTTGGCTTCACTTCAATTTGAGGCATTGAAGTGAGTTGCCTTGGCAAAAAATCATTATTTTCCAAAACAGAAAAGATTACAATAGACCTCAATCCTCACCCCCATGTCAAAAAAAGAAGTAACCTGTTTTAAGTACCCGTTAGTGCTATTCCTTTTCCTGCTGTCTCCCCTTTTATGGGCACAGAAGTTTGATATTACAGTTGCCAAAGATGGTTCAGGTGATTTTACCACCATCCAAGAGGCTTTTAATAACATTCCTGATTTTAGGAAATCGGTTACACGTATTCTTTTGAAGCCGGGAGAATACAAGGAGAAATTGACCTTGGCATCCACCAAGACAAATGTCCATTTGATTGGGAGTGATGTTTCCAATACTCTTATTACCTATGATGACTTTGCTTCCAAAGAAAATAAGTTTGGGGAAGAAATGGGAACCACTGGGTCGAGCTCTTTTTTTGTTTTTGGCGACGGATTCTTAGCCAAAAATATCACCTTCGAAAATTCCTCTGGACCTGTTGGCCAAGCGGTAGCGGTAAGGGTAAACGGGGATAAGGTGATTTTTGATAATTGTCGCTTTTTAGGATATCAAGACACCTTGTATCCACATGGAAAAAACAGTAGGCAATATTACAAGGATTGTTATATCGAAGGCACGACGGATTTTATTTTTGGGTGGTCCACAGCGGTTTTTGAAAACTGTGAAATATTTTCCAAGGATGGGGGAAGCTATATTACGGCCGCATCCACCGAAAAAGAGAGCCTGCATGGGTTTGTATTTATAAAGTGCAAATTGACCGGAGACGCTCCTGAGCAGAGCGTTTACTTGGGCCGCCCTTGGCGCGATTATGCTCAGACAGTATTTATAAGTTGTGAAATGGGCGCACATATTAAGCCCGAAGGCTGGCATAATTGGGATAAACCTTCAGCGGAAGAAAATTGCTTTTATGCTGAATTTCGCTCCTATGGACCGGGGGCTGCTCCAGAGGAGCGGGTCATGTGGTCTTGGCAGCTTACTTCGGATATCGGTAAAGCCTATACCGTGGAAAATGTGCTCGGTGGGGAAGATGACTGGAATCCTCTTGATATTCTTCATGCCGAACAGGAAGGTGATTGAGTGCTGTAGCGTTCGTGTTATGAATTTTCGCAAAACATTATTCAACCAATAATAACCTTTTTATGAAATTACTTAAACCATTATTGGCCGGATTAGCTTTCGGTGTAAGCTGTGCTGTGCCCGTGATTGCCCAGGACGACAGCCCTTCAGCAGTTTGGGTAGCCGACCAAGGCGATGGTACCTATATCAATCCCATCATCCATGCGGACTATTCTGATCCCGATCTGTGTCGGGTCGGCGATGACTTTTACATGACCGCTTCCAGTTTTAATGTAGCTCCCGGACTTCCCATTCTCCATTCCAAGGATTTGGTAAACTGGGAATTGATAGGGCATGCCCTGGATCGGCAGCCCCCTTTTGATCATTTTAGTAAGCCACAACACGGTAATGGTGTTTGGGCACCTGCCATCCGCTATCACAAAGGTGAATATTACATTTACTGGGGCGATCCCGACTTTGGGATTTATATGGTGAAGACCAAGGACCCAGCAGGAGAGTGGGAAGACCCTGTTTTGGTAGAAGCTGGAAAAGGCTTGATCGATCCTTGCCCGTTGTGGGACGAAGATGGTAACGCCTACCTTTCCCATGCCTTTGCGGGGAGTCGGGCAGGTATCAAGAGTATTTTGGTGGTCAAACCACTAAGTGCAGATGGCACCAAAACCACCGGAGCGGGTAAGATTGTCTTTGATGGCCACGAAGACCATCCTACGGTGGAAGGAACCAAGTTCTACAAGCGAAACGGCTATTATTATCTTTTTGCCCCGGCAGGTGGCGTTTCCACGGGGTGGCAGCTTATCCTGCGGTCAAAACATCCCTACGGACCATACGAAGAGCATATCAGCTTGACGCAAGGAGAGACGGATATCAATGGCCCCCATCAAGGTGGATGGGTAAGTTTGGAAAGTGGAGAGGACTGGTTTGTCCATTTTCAAGACAAGGAAGCCTATGGGCGGATCGTGCATATGCAGCCGATGATATGGGAAAACGATTGGCCTACGATGGGAGAGGATACCAATGGTGATGGGACTGGACAGCCTGTGATGCGTCACAAGAAACCAGATGTTGGCAAGACGTATCCTGTTACTACCGTTGACGATTCGGATGAATTTGATGGCGATGATATCGGTGTGCAGTGGCAATGGCACGCAAATCCGAAAGCCACCTGGGCATTTGCCAATCCATCCAAAGGGATGCTAAGGATTTATACGGATCAGCTGCCCGAGGACGCCGAAAACTTATGGGCCGCCTCCAATCTCCTTTTGCAGAAATTTCCAGCAGAAGAATTTACTACTACGACCGAATTGACCTTCCATCCAAACGAAAAGCTCCAAAATGAGAAAGTAGGTTTTATCGTGATGGGGATGAGCTATGCATATTTAGCATTGGAGAGTGAATCGGATGGCGTTTACCTGAAGTATGTCGAATGTGACGATGCTGAGCATGGTAAGCCGGAGAAGGAAACAGTGATCAAGAAACTCTCCGATAACAAAGTCCAGCTT comes from Echinicola vietnamensis DSM 17526 and encodes:
- the uxaC gene encoding glucuronate isomerase, which translates into the protein MLDEVSNRLRKTKKTFLSEDFLLQSEFAQVLYHDYAKELPIIDYHCHLSPKDITENRTFKNLTEIWLAGDHYKWRAMRTLGIDEKYITGKGSTDQEKFQKWAETVPYTLRNPLYHWTHLELKRYFGIEELLSPDTADDIYQKATDMLQQPSHHTRGLLSQMNVETVCSTDDPIDSLEYHIKAKKEGIQPNLFPAFRPDKAYAVENPADYMAYLEKLQEASGVTISKYGDLLAALENQIAFFHEHGGRLSDHGLEQLYFFKLGQYSAEDLFQKLSEQKALSNEEIQYFKFETLLHLSHMYHAKGWTQQYHLGALRNTNERMLRVLGPDTGFDSIGDYSQAEALAKFLNQLDSTDQLTKTILYNLNPRDNEVLATMIGNFNDGSIRGKVQFGSGWWFLDQKDGMEKQLNALSNMGLLSCFVGMLTDSRSFLSFPRHEYFRRTLCNLIGRDVENGELPADEKWLGKIVSDICYYNAKNYFEFEQ
- a CDS encoding LacI family DNA-binding transcriptional regulator codes for the protein MNKRKKATIHDIASKLGITASTVSRALNNHPRISDATKKLVTKTAKDINYQPNNIAAALRNGKSRLIGIIVPTANRNFFSSVVRGIEEIANQLNYKVIISQSYENYEQEVQIVDTLLSARVDGIIMSIGKNTEDFDHLERIVDKSIPLVLFDRITDDVEVNQVVIDDYMGAYKSVEHLIENGYKRIAHFTNPRKINIYSERLRGYIDALHNHGIPFDKKLIIESNMQLEDGQRSVLKMLDEGLDFDAIFSSSDYAAMGALQMLKEKNINVPEQVGLVGFGNEPFTSFTTPSLTTVDQVSIPMGNVAAELFFELLKADPKKYVPQKTVLKPELIIRESSARKVAQPLNK
- a CDS encoding glycoside hydrolase family 88/105 protein gives rise to the protein MFKLLPIRLSAALPVVLASFALVSCSSKNTSETTTSTAEVSEEKTPYSSWMADSEIKRNPEGWTLDFNEKPKWEYTHGLIMTAMEEVYEKTNNQKYLDYIVNFADFMVEEDGAIKTYKKSDYNIDRVNGGCFLIGLYDETQVEKYKLAIEELRDQMREHPRTSEGGFWHKKRYPHQMWLDGLYMGSPFLARYGTEFNEPALFDDVANQIYLMDKYGYSEETGLYHHAWDESKEQKWADPETGLSKNYWGRSIGWFSMAVVDVLDYFPEDHPKRDMIIQVAQKIAAGIIQYQDETGVWYQVVDQGDREGNYLESSCSSMFTYFLLKGVSKGYLDEKYLENGKKAYQGLLDEFIREDPDGGISITNVCAVAGLGGDPYRDGSYEYYISEPQRDNDPKGVGPFILASLQFEALK
- a CDS encoding pectinesterase family protein, producing MSKKEVTCFKYPLVLFLFLLSPLLWAQKFDITVAKDGSGDFTTIQEAFNNIPDFRKSVTRILLKPGEYKEKLTLASTKTNVHLIGSDVSNTLITYDDFASKENKFGEEMGTTGSSSFFVFGDGFLAKNITFENSSGPVGQAVAVRVNGDKVIFDNCRFLGYQDTLYPHGKNSRQYYKDCYIEGTTDFIFGWSTAVFENCEIFSKDGGSYITAASTEKESLHGFVFIKCKLTGDAPEQSVYLGRPWRDYAQTVFISCEMGAHIKPEGWHNWDKPSAEENCFYAEFRSYGPGAAPEERVMWSWQLTSDIGKAYTVENVLGGEDDWNPLDILHAEQEGD
- a CDS encoding glycoside hydrolase family 43 protein; amino-acid sequence: MKLLKPLLAGLAFGVSCAVPVIAQDDSPSAVWVADQGDGTYINPIIHADYSDPDLCRVGDDFYMTASSFNVAPGLPILHSKDLVNWELIGHALDRQPPFDHFSKPQHGNGVWAPAIRYHKGEYYIYWGDPDFGIYMVKTKDPAGEWEDPVLVEAGKGLIDPCPLWDEDGNAYLSHAFAGSRAGIKSILVVKPLSADGTKTTGAGKIVFDGHEDHPTVEGTKFYKRNGYYYLFAPAGGVSTGWQLILRSKHPYGPYEEHISLTQGETDINGPHQGGWVSLESGEDWFVHFQDKEAYGRIVHMQPMIWENDWPTMGEDTNGDGTGQPVMRHKKPDVGKTYPVTTVDDSDEFDGDDIGVQWQWHANPKATWAFANPSKGMLRIYTDQLPEDAENLWAASNLLLQKFPAEEFTTTTELTFHPNEKLQNEKVGFIVMGMSYAYLALESESDGVYLKYVECDDAEHGKPEKETVIKKLSDNKVQLRVTVKEGAVCQFAYSEDGEQFTSIEDTFTAVPGKWIGAKVGLFAAREDKINDSGYADVDWFRFSK